Proteins co-encoded in one Candida albicans SC5314 chromosome 3, complete sequence genomic window:
- the SLC1 gene encoding 1-acylglycerol-3-phosphate O-acyltransferase (Putative fatty acyltransferase; protein repressed during the mating process), with protein MSAVSSFFTKLKFYLKSGLYGTLVAGCAIYGVLASIILRIVNKAEYAQYAVAKACYYVVSLFLGLKINIKNEKYLQNLPAIVVANHQSALDIYVLGKVFQPGYTVTSKKSLKYVPFLGWFMALSGTFFLDRSKSASAKKVLDGALTGLKNQGKALFIFPEGTRSATEDLTMLPFKKGAFHLARQAGIPIIPVVVSNTSTIFNSKRKIFNTGEINIEVLPPVSTSDWETHEDVTNACNNIRDDMIKTLKKLGNSKIPGSKPREDFYPSESEDTSETDVEIINEQTPLKATAVSD; from the coding sequence atgTCAGCCGTTTCATCATTCTTTACTAAACTCAAGTTTTATCTCAAATCAGGACTTTATGGAACCCTTGTTGCTGGATGTGCCATATATGGTGTATTAGCATCGATTATATTAAGAATTGTTAATAAAGCTGAATATGCTCAATATGCAGTTGCTAAAGCTTGTTATTATGTTGttagtttatttttgggattaaaaattaatattaaaaatgaaaaatatttacaaaatcTTCCTGCTATAGTTGTTGCTAATCATCAATCAGCATTAGATATTTATGTTTTAGGGAAAGTTTTTCAACCTGGTTATACTGTTACTAGTAAAAAATCTTTAAAATATGTTCCATTTTTAGGTTGGTTTATGGCATTATCAGgaacattttttttggatagATCTAAAAGTGCTTCTGCTAAAAAAGTTTTAGATGGAGCTTTAACTggattgaaaaatcaagGGAAAgcattatttattttccCTGAAGGTACTAGATCAGCTACTGAGGATTTAACCATGTTACCATTTAAAAAGGGGGCTTTCCATTTGGCTAGACAAGCGGGAATTCCAATTATCCCCGTGGTGGTTTCGAATACTTCAAcgattttcaattctaaacggaaaatatttaatactGGAGAAATCAATATTGAAGTTTTACCACCAGTTTCAACTTCTGATTGGGAAACTCATGAAGATGTCACTAATGcttgtaataatattaGAGATGATATGATtaaaactttgaaaaaattgggtaATTCTAAAATACCGGGATCTAAACCAAGAGAAGATTTTTATCCTTCTGAATCGGAAGATACTTCAGAAACCGATGTGgaaataattaatgaacAAACTCCATTAAAAGCTACTGCTGTTTCTGAttaa
- the GLX3 gene encoding glutathione-independent methylglyoxalase (Glutathione-independent glyoxalase; binds human immunoglobulin E; alkaline, fluconazole, Hog1 repressed; hypoxia, oxidative stress via Cap1, Hap43 induced; stationary-phase enriched; rat catheter, Spider biofilm induced), with amino-acid sequence MVKVLLALTSYNETFYSDGKKTGVFVVEALHPFEVFRKKGYEIQLASETGTFGWDDHSVVPDFLNGEDKEIFDNVNSEFNVALKNLKKASDLDPNDYDIFFGSAGHGTLFDYPNAKDLQKIATTVYDKGGVVSAVCHGPAIFENLNDPKTGEPLIKGKKITGFTDIGEDILGVTDIMKKGNLLTIKQVAEKEGATYIEPEGPWDNFTVTDGRIVTGVNPQSAVKTAEDVIAAFECN; translated from the coding sequence ATGGTCAAAGTTTTACTCGCTCTTACTTCTTATAACGAAACTTTTTACAGTGACGGTAAAAAGACTGGTGTTTTCGTTGTTGAAGCTTTACATCCTTTTGAAGTATTCAGAAAAAAGGGGTATGAAATCCAACTTGCTTCTGAAACAGGTACTTTTGGATGGGATGATCATAGTGTCGTCCCAGATTTTTTGAATGGtgaagataaagaaattttcGATAATGTCAATTCTGAATTCAATGTtgctttgaaaaatttgaaaaaagctTCTGATCTTGATCCAAATGATTATGATATCTTTTTCGGTAGTGCTGGTCATGGTActttatttgattatcCAAACGCTaaagatttacaaaaaattgcCACTACTGTTTATGATAAAGGTGGTGTTGTTTCTGCTGTTTGTCATGGTCCTgccatttttgaaaatttgaatgatCCAAAGACTGGTGAACCATTAATTAAAGGTAAAAAAATCACTGGGTTTACTGATATTGGTGAAGATATTTTAGGTGTTACCGACATTATGAAGAAAGGTAACTTGTTGACCATTAAACAAGTTGCTGAAAAGGAAGGTGCTACTTATATTGAACCAGAAGGTCCATGGGATAATTTCACCGTCACTGATGGTAGAATTGTTACTGGTGTCAACCCACAATCTGCTGTCAAAACTGCAGAAGATGTAATTGCTGCTTTTGAATGTAATTAA